In Nitrospirota bacterium, the genomic stretch ATCCTGTAATTGAAACAGGGGGTGTCGGGCAAACCCCTGCACTTCCCTCCATTGGAACACCTGCTGAATTAAATTCTAAATAGTCGCACCCAAAGGTCGTCGAAAAGAGCAAAACACTGGTGTAACTTCCTGTGTTCAGTGCAATCGCAAAAGGCGACGCGTTCGTTGAAGGATCAAGAATAGAACTCCACCCCGGGCAGGGAGTGTTTTGGTTGGAACAGGCTTGCACTGTGTAACTGTTTGTCGCCGTGGTAAACTGTACACGGTAATGAACCCTATGGGTCATCGCTTGTTCTTGGGCGTAGGTAATATCCGACTGAATTTTCCGCGCCGTGCCATAAACTTTGGTCGTTGTCGAATCTCCTAAAAGCTCATACGCAGCCGCCGACAAAATTGCGACGATTAATATAACAATTACAAATTCAATTAGGGTAAACCCTTTTTGCCTTGCAATATGATTCACAAGCCACATTTCTCAAAATATTTATTAAAGAAAGACTCGCAGATTTACTTCTGCGTGTCTTTAAACCATTTTATTTAAACTAGCATTGATGTACTGTAGGATCTGCGCAAACAATGGTAATAGGATCATTTGCAGTAGCACCCGCAGTGAGGGTCCAACTGGTCGATGTCGGAGTTGCGCTAAGCCTGTCAATGTAACTGTAGCTGCAACCACGGGATTAGGAGTTAACGTTGACGGTTGTGACCCCGTAAGACAGCCTTCTACCGCCGAAAATAATGGTAAAACGGTTCCTGTAGCATTGACACAAACGGTTCCTGCGGCAACGGTCTTACCTAACCTTTGTCCAGCAAAGTTAACCGC encodes the following:
- a CDS encoding type II secretion system protein, whose translation is MNHIARQKGFTLIEFVIVILIVAILSAAAYELLGDSTTTKVYGTARKIQSDITYAQEQAMTHRVHYRVQFTTATNSYTVQACSNQNTPCPGWSSILDPSTNASPFAIALNTGSYTSVLLFSTTFGCDYLEFNSAGVPMEGSAGVCPTPPVSITGFKTVTLNPGGRTVTVVAGTGKTSVP
- a CDS encoding prepilin-type N-terminal cleavage/methylation domain-containing protein; this translates as MKVLRNQKGFTLIELIIVIVVLGILAAVAIPKYVDMQTNAQAAADVGYIAGLRSVLAVNFAGQRLGKTVAAGTVCVNATGTVLPLFSAVEGCLTGSQPSTLTPNPVVAATVTLTGLAQLRHRPVGPSLRVLLQMILLPLFAQILQYINASLNKMV